A stretch of DNA from Granulicella pectinivorans:
GTTTTTTGGGGGTGTGCCGGGGTGGTTGCTGACCATGTTGGTTCTGGGGTTGTGGAGAGGCGGTGGGATGGGGGTTGGGAGCCGGATAATCGGGGAATGAACGGTGCAGGGAATGTACGGACGGTGCGGGAGTACCTGGGATACCTGCGTGTGGAGAAGGGGCTGCGGCCGGCGTCGTGCGAGGCGTATGGGCGGGACCTGGAGCAGTTTGCGGAAGAGGTGGAGGGAAGCGGGCGGCTGTTGGTGACGGCTCGGCAGGAGGATGTGAGCGCGTTTATGGCGCGGCAACGCGGGTTTGGGGTGGAGTCGCGGTCGATTGCGCGGAAGCTGAGCTGTCTGAAGGGGTTTTATAAGTGGCTGCTGATCGATAAGAGGATCGACTACGATCCGACGCTGAATATCGAGACGCCGGCGAGCTGGAAGGTGCTGCCGAAGTCGCTGGCGGAGGTTGAGGTCGCGGAGATGCTCGAGAAGACGGGCGCGGCGGCGAGGGTGGCGGATGCGGATGGGCTGGCGCTGCGGGATCATGCGATTTTGGAGTTGTTATATGCAGGCGGGTTAAGGGTGGGGGAGATCTGCGCGCTGCGGGTGGAGGATCTGGCGCTCGATATGGCGCGGGCGATGGTGCGGGGGAAGGGCGATAAGGAGAGGATTGTGCCGCTGGGGCGGTCGGCGGTGGAGGCGCTGGAGCGGTACATCCAGCTGGGGAGGCCATCGCTGTTGGGAGCGGGGGCGGTGCAGAGGGCTTTGTTTGTGAGCGTGCGGGGGAAGGCGCTGACGCGGCAGTGGGTTTGGGAGATGGTGCGGGGGATGTCGGGGACGGGCAGGAAGGCTAGTCCGCATATGCTGCGGCATAGCTGCGCGACGCATATGGTCGAGCATGGGGCGGATTTGAGGAGCGTGCAGACGCTGCTGGGACATGCGGACATTGCGACGACGCAGGTGTATACGCATGTGGCGATGGAGAGGCTGAAGGCGGTGCATCGGATGCATCATCCGCGAGGGAAGAGGCGCGTGGGGGTGGGGAATGAGTAAGGACAGCGAGTTTTCCATGTTGGCGGAGGGATTTCTGGCGATGCTGTCGGAGGAGCGCGGGGCCTCGGAGCATACGGTGCGGGCGTATGCCCGGGAGATTCGGAGCTTTGCGGCGTATCTGGATGGGCAGGTGGGTGGCCGAGGGATTGGGGCGGTGCTGCATCTGCATATCCGGGCTTATCTGGGGGATCTCTATGGGCGGGGGCTGACGCAGGCGAGCGCGGCGAGGGCGCTGGCGGCGATTCGGAGCTGGTTCAAGTGGATGGCGAAAGAGGGGAAGGTGAAGCAGAATCCGGCGCTGCTGGTGTCGACGCCGAAGCTGCCGAAGCATCTGCCGCGGGTGCCGAGCGCGGAGGAGGTCAACCGGGTTCTGAACTCGCTGGAGGAGGGCGTGGGAGTGCGTGCGAGGGAGCTTGGGGAGGACGACAACGCTGAGGTTGCGGCGTGGCCGGAGCGGGATCGGGTAATCTTTGAGCTGTTGTATGGGTGCGGGATTCGGAACTCGGAGCTGGTGGGGATCGATATCGGGGATATCCAGTGGGGGAACGAGGCGATCCTGGTGAGGGGGAAGGGACGTAAGGAACGGTATGTGCCGCTGGGGGATGAGGCGGCGGTGGCGATTCGGGCTTTGCTGCCTTTGCGGGCGGCGAAACTGGAGGCTGCGGGGAAGGGCTCGCTGGTGGGAGAGGGGCCGTTGGTGACGAACCTGCGGATGCGGGGGGATTGCCGGTTGACGACGCGTTCGGTGGGACGGATTGTGAAGGCGATCGCGCTGAGCCGGGGTCTGCCGGCGGATGTGCATCCGCATACGCTCAGGCATGCGTTTGGGACGCACATGCTGGAGGAGGGTGCGGATCTCAGGGCGATCCAGGAGATGCTGGGGCACGAGAGGCTGTCGACGACGCAGCGGTATACGCAGTTGACGGTGGGTCAGGTGCAGAGGGTGTATGAGGAGACGCATCCGCGGGCTCGGTGAAGGATGCCGCTCTCTTGAGGCTCGGTTGGACGGCCTGGGGGATTGGATTTGGGTGGTTTTTTTTTGGCTGTTGGCGGGGTCGCTTCGCTGCGGGGCGGGAGTTAGTTGTTCGGATTTGGGGCTAGTTGTTGGAGACGGGACAGCGTTTCGGGGGATGGGGCCGAGAGCATGAGGGCTTCACGCGCGTCGGCGGTCTGGGTGTCCTGCTCGATGAGGTGAAGGAGATAGTCGGTCGCGGACTGCTGGCGGGTTAAGGCTAAGGCTGACAGGGTGGCTTTGCGGAACCAGGGGTCGCGGGCTCGTTTGTGGGTGGATTTGAGGATGTCTACCGCTTCCGGGGTGTGGGTCTGGGCGATGGCCATGGCGGCCTCGGCGGCGGCGTCGTCCTCGGGTGGGAGGAAGCGGGCGGCCCAGGGGATGGCGGATGGGCCTTCGAGGGAGAGGACGCCGGCGTAGCATGCACCGAGGAGCTCGGGGGAGTCGGAGGCCAGTTCGGCGCGCAGTCGCAGGAGTAGAGCGGAGGAGTCGGTACCGGTTTGTTCGATGGCGCGGGCGGCGTTGACGCGTACGTTGAGTTCCTTGTCGGCGAGAAGTGGAATGAGGTGCAGGAGGAGCTTGTGGGAGTTGATGGTGCGGCACTGGACGAGCGCGAGGGCGCAGGTGCTGCGCAGCGGGCCAGCGGTGTCCTCATTGCCGCCCCAGACGGGCTCGGGCTGGAGGTGGCGCATGCCGATGAGGTAGAGGTCGGGGTCCTGGTACTCGAAGTGGGCGAGGGCTTTGGCGATGGCGTTCTTGGCCCAGCATTGCGGGTCGGATTTGGGGGCGTCTGCGAGGAAGCGGGGGAAGGCTTCTGCGAGGTTGGGGGCCAGGGCGGTCAGGTTGTGGTGCTGGGCCAGGGTGGCTGCTTTGGAGACGAGGAAGTTGTTGCGGTGGGTGAGGGTCTTGGTGAGGTGCGGGAGGGCTTCTTCGGGGGTGGCTTGGCGGAGGGCTTCGAGGGCCTGGAGCTCGGCGTCGAATGCGCGCTTGGGAGGCATGAGTCTAGGGTAATGCAGGTTGGAGTCTGTGCGGCCTGGCTGTTTAGCGGCTGGTGCGGATACAGTTGCGGCCGTTGCGCTTGGCGTCGTAGAGGGCTGCGTCGGCGCGGTCGACCAGGGTGGCCAGACGTTCGTGCAGGATGGCTTCGGCGACGCCGATGCTGAGGGTCATGGGTGAGGTTTTCGAGGGGGCGGAGCGGATGCGCTCGGCGATTTCGATGGCCTTGATCGAGCTGGTTTCGGGGAGAAGCACCATGAACTCGTCTCCGCCAAAGCGGCCCAGGAGATCGTAGGCGCGGATCTCGTTCAGGATACAGAGCGTGACCTGACCGAGGGCTTTGTCTCCGGCGAGGTGGCCGTGGGTGTCGTTGATGGACTTGAAGAAGTCGATGTCGATGAGGAGGATCGAGAGGGGTAGCCGGTTGCGGGTGGCACGGTCGAGCTCGGCGGCGAAGCGGACGTTGATGCCCTGTCGGTTGAGGACGCCGGTGAGGGGATCGACCTGGGCGCGGCGGCCGATGATCTCGGTGAGTTCGTCGCCGAAGAGGGCGAGGAAGAAGACGCCGGTGAGCGAGAAGCCGACGATGGCGAAGAGAAGGATTTCGCTGGCGACGTGACCGCGCGGGTAGAAGCTGGCGGCTTTGCCGTGTAAGGCTGTTGCATAGCTGTTGCGGAAGGCGATGAGAGAAGAGAGGAGCATGAAGGCTGCGAATCCGCGCATGAGCCTGCGCTGGACGGGGTAGCGGAGCAGGGTGATGCCTGTGAGCAGGCGAAGCATGGCGACGGAGAGGCCGAGTGTGGTCATGCGGGCGATGACGCTGTCGTGGACGAAGGTGAAGAAGGCGATGGAGGCGATGGAGAGAAGGGTGACGATCCAGGCGAGGCGGGACATCGGCACGATGAGGAAGCGGACGATCGCGAGGTAACAGAGGAGGTAGAAGATCAGTATGGAGCAGTCGGCGAAGACGGTGAGGATAGGGTGAGTGGTCGGGGTCTGGGCGGACATGAGGATACCGCCAGGGATGCAGATGAGGAAGGCGATGGCGGCTTCGGTGGCTCCGCGCATGCGTGGATAGGTCCAGCGGACGCCGAGGAGAAGGACACTGAAGAGAATTGCAACGAGAACGTTACAGACGAGCAGCGTTCTGTGATCGAACCAAGCGAGCGACATGGGGAGGGGGCCGTCCTGCCATGCCAGTATAGGCTCACATCGGCAGGGTTGTTTAGTAACGGGGAATGGTCGGGTCGATCTGGCGGGACCAGGACTCGATGCCGCCGGCGATGGACTGGGCCTGGGAGAAGCCCTGCTGGCGGAGCCACATGGTCACGTTGAGCGAACGGGCTCCGTGATGGCAGAGGACGAGGATGGGTTCGTCTTCGTCG
This window harbors:
- a CDS encoding site-specific tyrosine recombinase, yielding MNGAGNVRTVREYLGYLRVEKGLRPASCEAYGRDLEQFAEEVEGSGRLLVTARQEDVSAFMARQRGFGVESRSIARKLSCLKGFYKWLLIDKRIDYDPTLNIETPASWKVLPKSLAEVEVAEMLEKTGAAARVADADGLALRDHAILELLYAGGLRVGEICALRVEDLALDMARAMVRGKGDKERIVPLGRSAVEALERYIQLGRPSLLGAGAVQRALFVSVRGKALTRQWVWEMVRGMSGTGRKASPHMLRHSCATHMVEHGADLRSVQTLLGHADIATTQVYTHVAMERLKAVHRMHHPRGKRRVGVGNE
- a CDS encoding tyrosine-type recombinase/integrase, whose translation is MSKDSEFSMLAEGFLAMLSEERGASEHTVRAYAREIRSFAAYLDGQVGGRGIGAVLHLHIRAYLGDLYGRGLTQASAARALAAIRSWFKWMAKEGKVKQNPALLVSTPKLPKHLPRVPSAEEVNRVLNSLEEGVGVRARELGEDDNAEVAAWPERDRVIFELLYGCGIRNSELVGIDIGDIQWGNEAILVRGKGRKERYVPLGDEAAVAIRALLPLRAAKLEAAGKGSLVGEGPLVTNLRMRGDCRLTTRSVGRIVKAIALSRGLPADVHPHTLRHAFGTHMLEEGADLRAIQEMLGHERLSTTQRYTQLTVGQVQRVYEETHPRAR
- a CDS encoding HEAT repeat domain-containing protein; protein product: MPPKRAFDAELQALEALRQATPEEALPHLTKTLTHRNNFLVSKAATLAQHHNLTALAPNLAEAFPRFLADAPKSDPQCWAKNAIAKALAHFEYQDPDLYLIGMRHLQPEPVWGGNEDTAGPLRSTCALALVQCRTINSHKLLLHLIPLLADKELNVRVNAARAIEQTGTDSSALLLRLRAELASDSPELLGACYAGVLSLEGPSAIPWAARFLPPEDDAAAEAAMAIAQTHTPEAVDILKSTHKRARDPWFRKATLSALALTRQQSATDYLLHLIEQDTQTADAREALMLSAPSPETLSRLQQLAPNPNN
- a CDS encoding GGDEF domain-containing protein, yielding MSLAWFDHRTLLVCNVLVAILFSVLLLGVRWTYPRMRGATEAAIAFLICIPGGILMSAQTPTTHPILTVFADCSILIFYLLCYLAIVRFLIVPMSRLAWIVTLLSIASIAFFTFVHDSVIARMTTLGLSVAMLRLLTGITLLRYPVQRRLMRGFAAFMLLSSLIAFRNSYATALHGKAASFYPRGHVASEILLFAIVGFSLTGVFFLALFGDELTEIIGRRAQVDPLTGVLNRQGINVRFAAELDRATRNRLPLSILLIDIDFFKSINDTHGHLAGDKALGQVTLCILNEIRAYDLLGRFGGDEFMVLLPETSSIKAIEIAERIRSAPSKTSPMTLSIGVAEAILHERLATLVDRADAALYDAKRNGRNCIRTSR